One genomic window of Piliocolobus tephrosceles isolate RC106 chromosome 19, ASM277652v3, whole genome shotgun sequence includes the following:
- the MIEF1 gene encoding mitochondrial dynamics protein MID51, whose amino-acid sequence MAGAGERKGKKDDNGIGTAIDFVLSNARLVLGVGGAAMLGIATLAVKRMYDRAISAPTSPTRLSHSGKRSWEEPNWMGSPRLLNRDMKTGLSRSLQTLPTDSSAFDTDTFCPPRPKPVARKGQVDLKKSRLRMSLQEKLLTYYRNRAAIPAGEQARAKQAAVDICAELRSFLRAKLPDMPLRDMYLSGSLYDDLQVVAADHIQLIVPLVLEQNLWSCIPGEDTIMNVPGFFLVRRENPEYFPRGSSYWDRCVVGGYLSPKTVTDTFEKVVAGSINWPAIGSLLDYVIRPAPPPEALTLEVQYERDKHLFIDFLPSVTLGDTVLVAKPHRLAQYDNLWRLSLRPAETARLRALDQADSGCRSLCLKILKAICKSTPSLGHLTASQLTNVILLLAQEEADWSPDMLADRFLQALRGLISYLEAGILPSALNPKVNLFAELTPEEIDELGYTLYCSLSEPEVLLQT is encoded by the exons ATGGCAGGCGCTGGTGAGCGCAAAGGCAAGAAGGATGACAATGGCATTGGCACAGCCATTGACTTTGTGCTCTCCAATGCCCGGCTGGTGCTGGGGGTGGGTGGAGCGGCCATGCTGGGCATCGCCACGCTGGCAGTTAAGCGG ATGTACGATCGGGCGATCAGTGCCCCTACTAGCCCCACCCGCCTGAGCCATTCGGGGAAAAGGAGCTGGGAAGAACCAAACTGGATGGGCTCCCCCCGACTGCTGAACAGGGACATGAAGACGGGCCTGAGCCGGTCCCTGCAGACCCTTCCCACAGACTCCTCTGCCTTCGACACAG ATACATTCTGCCCGCCCCGGCCCAAGCCAGTGGCCAGGAAGGGCCAGGTAGACTTGAAGAAGTCACGACTCCGCATGTCCCTGCAGGAGAAACTTCTTACTTACTACCGGAACCGGGCAGCCATCCCTGCTGGAGAGCAGGCTCGGGCCAAGCAAGCTGCTGTGGACATATGTGCTGAGCTCCGGAGCTTCCTGCGGGCGAAGTTGCCTGACATGCCGCTTCGGGACATGTACTTGAGTGGCAGCCTCTATGATGACCTGCAG GTGGTGGCAGCtgaccacatccagctgattgtGCCCCTTGTGCTGGAGCAGAACCTGTGGTCGTGTATTCCTGGTGAAGACACCATCATGAATGTTCCTGGCTTCTTCCTGGTTCGTCGTGAGAATCCAGAGTACTTTCCTCGTGGGAGCAGTTACTGGGACCGCTGTGTAGTAGGGGGCTACCTCTCCCCAAAGACAGTCACAGATACATTTGAGAAGGTGGTGGCTGGCTCCATCAATTGGCCAGCCATAGGGTCCCTCTTGGACTATGTGATCCGGCCGGCACCACCCCCAGAGGCCCTCACATTGGAGGTACAGTACGAGCGTGACAAACATCTCTTCATTGACTTCCTGCCATCAGTGACCCTCGGTGACACAGTCTTGGTGGCCAAACCACACCGGCTAGCCCAGTATGACAACCTGTGGCGGCTGAGCCTGCGTCCCGCAGAGACGGCACGCCTGCGGGCTCTGGACCAGGCTGACTCGGGCTGCCGATCTCTGTGCCTCAAGATCCTCAAGGCCATATGCAAGTCCACCCCGTCTCTGGGCCACCTCACTGCCAGCCAGCTAACCAATGTCATCCTCCTCTTGGCCCAGGAGGAGGCTGACTGGTCTCCAGATATGCTGGCCGACCGTTTCCTGCAGGCCCTGAGGGGACTTATCAGCTACCTAGAGGCTGGAATCCTGCCCAGTGCTCTAAACCCCAAGGTGAACTTATTTGCAGAGCTTACCCCTGAGGAAATAGATGAATTAGGATACACTCTGTATTGCTCATTGTCCGAGCCAGAGGTGCTGCTGCAGACGTAG